The following proteins are co-located in the Candidatus Accumulibacter cognatus genome:
- a CDS encoding HAF repeat-containing PEP-CTERM protein: MSAHITTHFRRFRLLELLLSAVPLCAAGTNAVAAPVYTFTDLGPPGGTVSYGSGINNSGKVIGSIYVAGDQHATLWNGTTATDLGTLGGTSSFGVGINDSGQVVGWSYTTAVGEGYHATLWNGTAVTDLGTLGGTYSLAYGINNSGQVVGFGHTAGDAAAHATLWNGTAVTDLGTLGGTSSYAFGISDSGQVVGRAYTAAGDQHATLWNGTTATDLGTLGGKISAAYAINNSGQVVGDAYTAAGDQHATLWNGTTATDLGTLGGKISYAFGINNSGQVVGSSFIPGNVVTHATLWNGAAGTDLNSFLDAATVSSGWVLTEGHGINDSGWITGVARNSITGQEHAYLLSAVPEPETCALMLAGLGVLGLTVRYRKRATA, from the coding sequence ATGTCTGCCCATATCACCACGCATTTCCGTCGTTTTCGCCTCCTCGAACTGCTCCTATCCGCAGTCCCCTTGTGTGCAGCCGGCACCAACGCGGTTGCGGCGCCCGTCTACACGTTCACCGATCTAGGCCCCCCGGGTGGAACCGTTAGCTATGGCTCTGGAATCAACAACTCAGGAAAAGTTATTGGGAGTATCTACGTCGCGGGCGATCAGCATGCCACGCTCTGGAACGGCACTACAGCCACTGACCTCGGCACCTTGGGAGGAACGTCTAGCTTTGGAGTTGGAATCAACGACTCCGGGCAAGTCGTGGGGTGGAGCTACACAACCGCAGTCGGTGAGGGTTACCACGCTACGCTCTGGAACGGCACGGCCGTGACCGACCTCGGCACCCTGGGTGGAACTTACAGCCTCGCATACGGGATCAACAACTCCGGGCAAGTCGTGGGATTTGGGCATACCGCGGGCGACGCGGCTGCACACGCTACGCTCTGGAACGGCACGGCCGTGACCGACCTCGGCACCCTGGGTGGAACCTCCAGCTATGCTTTTGGAATCAGCGACTCCGGACAGGTCGTTGGGAGGGCCTACACTGCGGCCGGCGATCAGCATGCCACGCTCTGGAACGGCACTACAGCCACTGACCTCGGCACCTTGGGAGGTAAGATTAGCGCTGCGTATGCAATCAACAACTCCGGGCAAGTCGTCGGAGATGCCTACACTGCGGCCGGCGATCAGCATGCCACGCTCTGGAACGGCACTACAGCCACTGACCTCGGCACCTTGGGAGGTAAGATTAGCTATGCTTTTGGAATTAACAACTCAGGACAGGTCGTCGGGTCTTCCTTCATCCCGGGCAATGTGGTTACCCACGCCACCCTTTGGAATGGAGCTGCAGGGACTGACCTGAATAGCTTCCTTGACGCAGCGACTGTCAGCTCAGGCTGGGTGCTAACGGAGGGTCACGGCATCAACGACAGTGGATGGATTACTGGCGTCGCCCGCAACAGCATCACAGGACAGGAGCACGCCTACCTGTTGTCCGCGGTACCTGAGCCAGAAACATGCGCGCTGATGCTCGCCGGCTTGGGCGTGCTGGGGCTTACTGTACGTTACCGTAAGCGTGCCACAGCCTGA
- a CDS encoding AAA family ATPase: MRDAFAEIERARAALWSIDAGTDRETWVKIAMAAKSAGLDFDTWHEWSATAGNYKNEADCRSVWQSIKPGPVGEGSLFHAARAAGWSDDEGAPAVRPQSHQERPKQPEATKPPPYDPRVLWDACVPATAEQPYVIKKLGLPDGLRVYRGSMTISGKPCNGALVLPCRTLDGDLASLQFIMPDGKKLFLPCRKLPHDGCLIIGGPIREGCPVYVGEGVGQAWSAHQATRAPAVCCFGIGRMAGVAKALHERYPAARLVLVADAGKENQCAAIAKDVHGACVEMPEGSPSNFDLNDFHQAHDLKPVAALLERVKAPTSRFKLSERTADRLFIGEPPPVNWLVRRIFPLGVCCLVASPPNVGKSFLSLELAAKMAGWPGPDSDYSFGAEVAAHGRAVYVSAEDDEPEIHRRLWSLCNGRMPDRLHVLSLPDVGHFGIIEVDRVTKEYRPTEAWRDLVAEIRELPDVKLILLDTLQALTTGDTNTVEATQPLMNECTALASATGACVMLLHHVAKGSTKEIRTALDALECIRGSGAIIGSARAAYVMWPPADGGKAICDVLGEQYQEGKVAHGILAKKYGDGRRDRSVFVRDERGILRDRTKQYTALSGAADDSEALRDGLATGIREQWQAGASFAASNGSNGLHARRFELPEMFHDKPRAWFDKTIALLLAEARIKRMPYQGGKRYCPPEAAAAIPKHAPTEAENDAPEAEESAPEEAA; this comes from the coding sequence ATGCGCGACGCCTTCGCCGAAATCGAGCGCGCTAGGGCTGCACTCTGGAGCATTGACGCCGGCACCGACCGCGAAACCTGGGTGAAGATCGCGATGGCCGCGAAGTCTGCCGGGCTGGACTTCGACACATGGCACGAATGGAGTGCAACCGCCGGCAACTACAAGAACGAGGCCGATTGTCGATCTGTCTGGCAGAGCATCAAGCCCGGCCCCGTCGGCGAGGGTTCGCTGTTCCATGCTGCGCGCGCTGCTGGCTGGAGCGACGACGAAGGAGCGCCCGCTGTGCGCCCGCAATCGCACCAGGAACGACCGAAGCAGCCCGAGGCGACCAAGCCCCCGCCGTATGACCCTCGCGTGCTGTGGGATGCTTGTGTACCCGCAACGGCAGAGCAACCTTATGTCATCAAAAAGCTCGGATTGCCTGACGGTCTGCGCGTCTATCGCGGCTCAATGACCATTTCCGGGAAACCCTGCAATGGCGCTTTGGTTCTGCCCTGCCGGACTCTGGACGGCGATCTGGCGAGCCTGCAATTCATTATGCCCGATGGAAAAAAGCTGTTCTTGCCGTGCCGCAAGTTACCCCATGACGGATGCTTGATTATCGGTGGCCCTATCCGGGAAGGCTGCCCCGTCTACGTCGGTGAGGGCGTCGGACAGGCATGGAGCGCGCATCAGGCGACGAGGGCGCCGGCTGTCTGCTGCTTCGGAATCGGACGAATGGCAGGAGTCGCCAAGGCACTGCATGAGCGCTATCCAGCGGCCCGGCTGGTGCTGGTGGCCGACGCCGGCAAGGAAAACCAGTGTGCAGCCATCGCCAAGGACGTTCACGGCGCCTGTGTGGAAATGCCTGAGGGAAGCCCGAGTAACTTCGACCTGAACGATTTTCACCAGGCGCACGACCTCAAGCCCGTTGCCGCCCTGCTGGAGCGCGTCAAGGCGCCGACCTCACGGTTCAAACTATCGGAGCGCACCGCTGACCGCCTATTCATCGGCGAGCCGCCGCCCGTCAATTGGCTTGTTCGCCGAATCTTTCCGCTGGGCGTTTGCTGTCTCGTCGCATCACCGCCAAACGTCGGGAAGAGCTTTCTGTCTCTCGAACTGGCCGCGAAGATGGCCGGCTGGCCCGGCCCGGATTCGGATTACTCCTTCGGCGCCGAAGTGGCCGCACATGGCCGGGCCGTCTATGTCTCGGCAGAGGACGACGAGCCGGAGATTCACCGCCGACTCTGGAGCCTGTGCAATGGCCGCATGCCCGACCGGCTGCATGTGCTGAGCCTGCCCGACGTGGGGCACTTCGGCATCATCGAAGTCGACCGCGTGACGAAGGAATACCGCCCTACCGAGGCATGGCGCGACCTCGTTGCGGAGATCCGCGAACTGCCCGACGTGAAGCTGATTCTGCTGGACACCCTGCAAGCTTTGACGACCGGCGACACGAACACGGTAGAGGCGACGCAACCGCTGATGAACGAATGCACCGCCCTGGCATCAGCAACGGGCGCCTGTGTCATGTTGCTGCATCACGTAGCCAAGGGCAGCACCAAAGAGATACGAACCGCTCTTGATGCGCTGGAGTGCATCCGTGGTTCTGGCGCAATCATCGGCAGTGCCCGTGCCGCCTATGTCATGTGGCCGCCCGCCGACGGCGGTAAAGCAATCTGCGATGTTCTCGGCGAGCAGTACCAAGAAGGCAAGGTGGCGCACGGCATCCTGGCGAAGAAGTACGGCGACGGACGCCGCGACCGCTCAGTGTTCGTCCGCGACGAGCGCGGCATCCTGCGAGACAGGACAAAGCAATACACCGCCCTTTCTGGTGCCGCCGACGACAGCGAAGCGCTGCGCGATGGCCTGGCAACTGGCATCCGCGAGCAGTGGCAGGCAGGCGCATCGTTCGCCGCAAGCAACGGCAGCAACGGGCTGCACGCGCGCCGCTTTGAACTGCCGGAAATGTTCCACGACAAGCCGCGCGCATGGTTCGATAAGACGATAGCGCTGCTACTGGCCGAGGCCCGCATCAAGCGCATGCCGTATCAAGGTGGGAAGCGATATTGCCCGCCCGAAGCCGCCGCCGCGATACCGAAGCACGCGCCAACGGAAGCCGAAAACGACGCCCCCGAGGCCGAAGAATCCGCGCCAGAGGAAGCGGCATGA
- a CDS encoding PEP-CTERM sorting domain-containing protein — MVFFFNNNQVNSGGAADQTLAIWARIWITDAGGNNVGVAYELTNDDSKYDLTTQGGGGTFLGDPTTYTAPGTGAGNPSSVAPGATDFLMAGGQYCVATGGSLPLPVPVPCGSDPTAVGGTMISAPINHNLGADHVAYSVLVPELNAALATLFSSVPDAALVNYTLHLDVRMGCYNPAATRVPVPGVSPWISSEYANGNGTCLNNGFEQLFIGTAVVPEVVPEPQSLALLAAGLTLAGFMSRRRKSLPEREAS, encoded by the coding sequence ATGGTGTTCTTCTTCAACAACAACCAGGTGAATTCAGGGGGTGCCGCGGACCAGACCCTGGCCATTTGGGCAAGGATCTGGATCACGGACGCCGGTGGCAACAATGTCGGGGTTGCGTATGAGTTGACCAACGACGACAGCAAATACGACCTCACTACGCAGGGTGGGGGTGGAACGTTCCTGGGTGATCCGACCACCTACACAGCACCAGGAACGGGTGCCGGCAATCCGTCCTCAGTAGCGCCAGGCGCAACGGATTTTCTCATGGCTGGCGGGCAATATTGCGTGGCGACGGGTGGCAGTCTGCCGCTACCGGTGCCGGTGCCCTGTGGCTCCGATCCGACCGCGGTCGGCGGCACCATGATCTCGGCGCCGATCAACCACAACTTGGGTGCGGACCACGTCGCCTACTCCGTCCTCGTACCGGAACTTAACGCCGCCTTGGCAACTCTGTTCAGCAGTGTGCCGGATGCCGCTTTGGTCAACTACACGTTGCACCTGGACGTCCGCATGGGCTGCTACAACCCAGCGGCCACAAGGGTACCAGTACCGGGAGTATCGCCCTGGATTTCGTCGGAGTATGCGAACGGCAACGGCACCTGCTTGAATAATGGCTTCGAGCAGCTTTTCATTGGAACTGCCGTCGTTCCGGAAGTTGTTCCCGAGCCACAAAGCCTGGCCCTGCTCGCCGCGGGCCTTACGCTTGCGGGCTTCATGAGCCGTCGCCGCAAGTCGCTGCCTGAGCGGGAAGCAAGCTGA
- a CDS encoding type II toxin-antitoxin system RelE/ParE family toxin, translating into MFDLLDYQTADGRDPFKEWLASVADRQARAKVAVRVQRLAAGNFGDHKPVRAGVWELRIDHGSGYRVYYAQAGRRVLLLLIGGDKRRQQADIETAVHYWQDWQRRNEP; encoded by the coding sequence ATGTTTGACCTCCTCGACTATCAGACGGCAGATGGGCGCGACCCGTTCAAGGAATGGCTGGCATCCGTGGCAGACAGACAGGCGCGTGCAAAGGTGGCCGTCCGGGTGCAACGGTTGGCCGCTGGCAACTTCGGCGACCACAAGCCTGTGCGCGCTGGCGTATGGGAATTGAGGATAGACCACGGTTCCGGCTACCGCGTGTATTACGCCCAAGCCGGCCGGCGGGTGCTGTTGCTGCTGATTGGTGGCGACAAGCGCCGCCAGCAAGCCGACATTGAAACCGCCGTCCACTACTGGCAGGATTGGCAAAGGAGGAATGAACCATGA
- a CDS encoding VRR-NUC domain-containing protein, which produces MFSNLPEASPVPSHNARSEAAALAEVLQTLKHHPLVAWCERQNSGVARIGGRFVRFGWLGCSDLLGMMTDGRLLAVECKAPKGRLQVEQQEFLSLVRRFGGVAFLARDCRDVLRELSTIEGSNT; this is translated from the coding sequence CTGTTCAGCAACCTGCCGGAGGCGTCGCCAGTCCCGAGCCACAATGCCCGCAGCGAAGCCGCCGCACTGGCCGAAGTGCTCCAGACGCTCAAGCATCACCCGCTTGTCGCATGGTGCGAGCGTCAGAATTCAGGCGTCGCGCGCATCGGTGGCCGGTTCGTGCGGTTTGGCTGGCTTGGTTGTTCGGACCTTCTCGGCATGATGACCGATGGCCGGCTGTTGGCCGTTGAGTGCAAGGCGCCGAAAGGGCGGCTACAGGTAGAGCAGCAAGAATTCCTTTCACTGGTGCGCCGCTTCGGTGGCGTGGCCTTCCTGGCGCGTGACTGCCGCGACGTGTTGCGCGAGTTATCAACAATCGAAGGAAGCAATACATGA
- a CDS encoding DUF4337 domain-containing protein has product MAEIKDTIDEVLDKAGETSDRLNNVIALLVVVLATVMALFNVKGGNIVQAMAQAQSRSVNAWAFFQAKSTKLILAETMLEQLTLERERDGSLTQEGAALLDKKIAFYREAVNRYEKEKEEIKQQAEGYEQEYDRLNYHDDQFDIAEAGITVALAVLGIAALTRRKWLVWFALVFAGVGVASGTAGFVGGSFHLDFLARLLG; this is encoded by the coding sequence ATGGCTGAGATCAAGGACACGATTGACGAAGTGCTGGACAAGGCCGGGGAGACTTCCGACCGGCTCAACAACGTCATTGCTTTGCTGGTGGTGGTGCTGGCGACGGTGATGGCGCTGTTCAACGTCAAGGGAGGGAACATTGTTCAGGCGATGGCACAGGCGCAGTCGAGAAGCGTAAACGCCTGGGCTTTTTTCCAGGCCAAAAGTACCAAACTGATCCTCGCCGAAACCATGCTCGAACAACTCACCCTGGAGCGCGAGCGAGATGGTTCGTTGACCCAGGAGGGCGCTGCCCTGCTCGACAAGAAGATTGCATTCTATCGCGAGGCAGTAAATCGTTACGAAAAGGAGAAGGAAGAAATCAAGCAGCAGGCGGAAGGCTACGAACAAGAATATGACCGCCTGAACTATCACGACGACCAGTTCGACATTGCCGAAGCGGGGATCACCGTCGCGCTGGCGGTACTGGGTATCGCTGCCTTGACGCGCCGGAAATGGCTGGTCTGGTTCGCGCTGGTGTTCGCAGGCGTGGGTGTGGCATCCGGAACGGCGGGTTTCGTGGGCGGCAGCTTCCATCTCGATTTCCTGGCCAGGCTGCTGGGCTGA
- a CDS encoding HigA family addiction module antidote protein: MKMDMYDPASPGEVLAGWLEDLDMSVTAFAAHVGISRVMLSRILHGHAAVTADMDLRLHEALGTSPGLWLRMQTQRDLWMAGERAKERAPVARIAA; this comes from the coding sequence ATGAAGATGGACATGTACGACCCCGCATCACCAGGCGAAGTGCTTGCCGGCTGGCTCGAAGACCTCGACATGAGCGTGACCGCATTTGCTGCCCATGTGGGCATCAGTCGCGTCATGCTGTCGCGCATCCTGCACGGACACGCCGCCGTCACCGCCGACATGGATTTGCGCTTACATGAAGCCTTGGGTACTTCGCCCGGCTTGTGGCTGCGCATGCAGACGCAGCGTGACCTGTGGATGGCCGGCGAGCGTGCCAAGGAACGGGCGCCAGTGGCACGAATCGCCGCCTGA
- a CDS encoding putative toxin-antitoxin system toxin component, PIN family: protein MRAVLDTNIVMDLLHFADPRTQALQRAIMRGTLRCFTDHPCLSELERVSAYPQFKLDTAAQRTLLERYRSFASACDSDSYQSEDYPLPRCRDSDDQKFLILALRCRADLLITRDRLLLKLARHRHLPVPCMIVTAEAASALLAG from the coding sequence ATGCGCGCGGTCCTCGACACCAACATCGTGATGGACCTCCTGCACTTCGCCGACCCGCGGACGCAGGCGCTGCAGCGCGCGATCATGCGCGGCACCCTGCGCTGCTTTACCGACCACCCTTGCCTGTCCGAACTGGAACGCGTCAGCGCCTACCCGCAGTTCAAACTCGATACCGCTGCGCAAAGGACATTGCTGGAGCGCTATCGCAGTTTCGCCAGCGCCTGCGATAGCGATAGCTACCAGAGCGAAGATTACCCTCTGCCCCGCTGCCGCGACAGCGACGACCAGAAGTTCCTGATCCTCGCGCTGCGCTGCCGTGCCGACCTGCTGATTACCCGCGACCGGCTGCTCCTGAAGCTCGCCCGCCACCGCCATCTGCCCGTTCCCTGCATGATTGTCACGGCCGAGGCAGCCAGCGCACTGCTCGCAGGCTGA
- a CDS encoding integrase family protein → MSENKVPFTAGRVSKFVCETGKAASFLWDTESAGLGLKASAGGSKVYVLQSRLESGASVRLTIGSTKAWTLGAARDEARRLQVLIDSGIDPRQEKRDRIAEAEAKRAEAEAKRIELERIVAPAMEAWQKYIEARAPRWSQSHLGDHATVSKEGGEPRTQGRHPGDSDKTLPGILRPLLALPLEQIDADRVRVWLQDEAAKRPTHTRLAFSLLRAFLNWCADRPEYRDQVQADACITRMARDELPKKSAKDDCLQREQLPAWFAAVRQIQNPVIAAYLQTALLIGARREEVAGIRWEDVDFQWKALTIRDKVEGERTIPLTPYVAALLAGLPRRNEWVFSSVTAASGRLQEPRIMHNKCLVAAGLPALSIHGLRRSFGTLAEWVECPAGVSAQIMGHKPSATAEKHYRVRPLDLLRMWHTKIEGWILSEAGIEQPVEADTRLRVVQSGL, encoded by the coding sequence ATGAGCGAAAACAAGGTTCCTTTCACTGCCGGGCGAGTATCCAAGTTCGTTTGCGAGACAGGCAAAGCAGCGTCCTTTCTCTGGGACACGGAATCAGCCGGGCTCGGCCTGAAGGCGTCAGCCGGCGGCAGCAAGGTCTACGTCTTGCAGAGCCGCTTGGAGTCTGGCGCATCGGTTCGGCTGACGATCGGCAGCACCAAGGCGTGGACCCTGGGCGCCGCGCGCGACGAGGCCCGGCGCCTGCAAGTGCTCATTGACTCGGGGATCGATCCGCGCCAAGAGAAGCGCGACCGGATAGCCGAAGCCGAAGCGAAGCGCGCCGAAGCCGAGGCCAAGCGGATCGAACTGGAGCGCATCGTCGCGCCGGCAATGGAAGCCTGGCAGAAGTACATCGAAGCGCGCGCCCCGCGGTGGAGTCAAAGCCATCTCGGCGACCATGCGACCGTAAGCAAGGAAGGAGGCGAGCCGCGCACCCAAGGGCGGCACCCTGGCGACAGTGACAAGACGCTGCCGGGCATCCTGCGCCCGCTGCTGGCCCTTCCTCTGGAACAGATCGACGCTGACCGCGTGCGCGTCTGGCTTCAGGATGAGGCCGCCAAACGCCCGACACATACCCGCCTTGCCTTTTCTCTACTGCGTGCCTTCCTGAACTGGTGCGCCGACCGCCCCGAGTACCGCGACCAGGTACAGGCCGACGCCTGCATCACGCGCATGGCCCGCGACGAACTGCCGAAGAAATCCGCCAAGGACGATTGCCTACAGCGTGAGCAGTTGCCGGCATGGTTCGCCGCCGTGCGCCAGATTCAGAATCCCGTCATCGCCGCCTATCTCCAGACTGCGCTGCTGATTGGTGCGCGCCGTGAAGAGGTGGCCGGCATCCGGTGGGAAGATGTGGACTTCCAGTGGAAGGCGCTGACGATCCGGGACAAGGTAGAAGGCGAGCGCACTATCCCGCTCACGCCCTACGTTGCCGCGCTGCTGGCCGGCCTGCCGCGTCGCAATGAATGGGTGTTCTCCAGCGTCACGGCGGCATCTGGAAGGCTTCAGGAGCCGCGCATCATGCACAACAAGTGCCTTGTTGCTGCCGGACTTCCGGCGCTGTCTATCCACGGTCTGCGCCGTTCCTTCGGCACGCTGGCGGAGTGGGTGGAATGCCCGGCTGGCGTCAGTGCGCAGATCATGGGACACAAACCGAGCGCGACCGCAGAGAAGCACTATCGAGTACGCCCGCTCGATCTGCTGCGCATGTGGCACACCAAGATCGAAGGCTGGATTCTCAGCGAGGCAGGTATCGAGCAGCCAGTAGAAGCCGACACGCGCCTGCGAGTCGTGCAGAGTGGATTGTAA
- a CDS encoding type II toxin-antitoxin system RelE/ParE family toxin has protein sequence MIVSFRHKGLEAFFRSGTQAGIQPIHAKRLREMLTALHAASSPGDLARPSWRLHGLSGDRAGFLAMTVQANWRLVFRFDGTNVELLDYIDYH, from the coding sequence ATGATTGTCTCGTTTCGACACAAGGGGCTTGAAGCCTTCTTCCGCTCTGGTACGCAAGCCGGCATCCAGCCGATTCACGCCAAGCGCCTGCGGGAAATGCTGACCGCCCTGCATGCCGCATCCAGCCCCGGCGATTTGGCTCGCCCGTCTTGGCGCCTGCATGGTCTGTCCGGCGACCGCGCCGGCTTTCTTGCCATGACGGTGCAAGCTAACTGGCGGCTGGTTTTCCGGTTTGACGGAACGAACGTGGAGCTACTCGACTACATCGACTATCACTGA
- a CDS encoding NAD(P)/FAD-dependent oxidoreductase — translation MECVAAVVIGAGVVGLACARALARRGIETVILERNDTFGSETSARNSEVIHAGLYYPTGSLKAALCVAGRQTLYGFCATHGISHRRCGKLIVATSAAQEDRLVALQQQGRLNGVDDLRLLSAAEARVLEPALACSAALLSPSTGIVDSRALMLALLGEAERAGAWLALRSPLSSGAIESRGFILESGGSDGLRFASTMVINAAGLWAPEVAASLAGFPAALLPMSHHAKGNYYALSGCSPFSRLIYPLPENGGLGVHLTLDLGGQARFGPDVEWLPPPTPGQPIGSLDYRVDPMRAGAFAAEIRRYWPELPAEALAPAYAGIRPKIAGCSDPPGDFLIQGPAQHGIPGLINLFGIESPGLTASLAIADYVADIATER, via the coding sequence ATGGAATGCGTTGCAGCGGTTGTCATCGGAGCCGGCGTGGTCGGCCTGGCCTGCGCCCGCGCGCTGGCACGGCGGGGCATCGAGACCGTGATTCTCGAACGCAACGATACCTTCGGCAGCGAAACCAGCGCCCGCAACAGCGAGGTGATCCATGCCGGGCTGTATTACCCGACAGGCTCGCTTAAGGCCGCACTGTGCGTTGCCGGCCGGCAGACACTCTACGGATTCTGCGCCACGCACGGCATCAGCCACCGGCGCTGTGGCAAGCTGATCGTTGCCACCTCGGCAGCGCAGGAAGACAGACTTGTCGCACTGCAGCAACAGGGTCGGCTGAACGGTGTCGACGACCTGCGCCTGCTGAGTGCAGCCGAGGCACGCGTCCTCGAACCCGCACTGGCGTGCAGCGCGGCCCTGCTCTCTCCGTCCACCGGCATCGTCGACAGCCGCGCCCTGATGCTGGCGCTGCTCGGCGAAGCCGAACGCGCCGGTGCTTGGCTGGCCCTGCGCAGCCCGCTCAGCAGCGGCGCCATCGAGAGCCGCGGCTTCATCCTCGAAAGTGGCGGCAGCGACGGCCTGCGCTTTGCAAGCACCATGGTGATCAACGCGGCCGGCCTCTGGGCACCCGAAGTCGCCGCTTCGCTCGCCGGTTTTCCTGCGGCGCTGCTTCCCATGAGTCATCACGCCAAAGGCAACTACTATGCCCTCAGTGGCTGCTCGCCCTTCTCGCGACTCATCTATCCGCTGCCCGAGAACGGCGGCCTGGGGGTGCATCTGACGCTCGATCTCGGTGGGCAGGCGCGCTTCGGTCCGGATGTCGAGTGGTTGCCGCCCCCGACGCCAGGGCAGCCGATCGGCTCACTTGACTACCGTGTCGACCCAATGCGCGCCGGTGCCTTCGCTGCCGAGATTCGCCGCTACTGGCCAGAACTGCCCGCAGAGGCGCTGGCACCGGCTTATGCCGGCATCCGCCCGAAAATCGCCGGTTGCTCGGATCCTCCCGGCGATTTCCTGATCCAGGGGCCTGCACAGCATGGCATCCCCGGCCTGATCAACCTGTTCGGCATCGAGTCGCCGGGCCTGACGGCGTCTCTGGCGATCGCCGACTACGTTGCCGACATCGCGACAGAACGGTAA
- a CDS encoding putative addiction module antidote protein, producing MKAARPHDDAMVELLREDPAFADEYVTAALEEADEPGGRQALLRALRQVAQAQGMQEVAARAGLRRESLSRALSPKGNPTLETLLAVLSAAGLRLAVARKEEHAA from the coding sequence ATGAAAGCCGCTCGCCCCCACGACGATGCAATGGTGGAACTGCTGCGTGAAGACCCGGCTTTTGCCGATGAATACGTCACCGCAGCACTGGAGGAAGCCGACGAACCAGGCGGCAGGCAAGCCCTGTTGCGCGCTCTGCGCCAAGTCGCACAAGCCCAAGGGATGCAAGAGGTAGCGGCACGTGCGGGACTGCGCCGCGAAAGCCTTTCCCGTGCACTTTCTCCCAAGGGAAACCCGACACTTGAAACCTTGCTGGCGGTCCTGTCTGCCGCCGGTCTGCGCCTGGCCGTGGCGCGGAAGGAAGAACACGCCGCCTGA